The genomic region ATGAATTGATGGAGAACAATATTATAACATTAGAGGAGGCACAGTGAGCCATTCTTGACATTGCAAACTCATATAATGATTAAAATCAGAAGGTGCACCTTAATGGCCAATATTGAGCCACTGAAGCTTTCCTTAATGAATATGTGTGTGATAATGTGGGGACAGCACTGCACTGTGTTTTAAGAAGGGACCACTATCACTCTGCAATCAATTTGAACTAAACGCCTGTagctgtatttttaaaatctaatttaATAACTTAGAATAGGAAACATTATTAATACTTTTTTTCATCAAAATGGCTCCCTCTATGTTAAACAGCCTTCAGCATTCACTGGTAATGAACATGGAGACTGTGCATTATTAATCCACATGTAGAAGCTCATTTTGGCTTTGgctctctttaaaatgcagcaaagTTGCAATGGGAAATTTCAGAGAAGTGCACAGCTCCGGGGCTCacctttgtcatttttacaaAGGCCTTTCACCCATATTTAATAACAAAATATGTGAGTTCAGGCCAGCTCTGGAGGAGGACTGGAGTCGAGAGCATTAATGTACTCCAGCGGGTAAAATTTACTGTGCAGAGTGGTAACAATTAGAGCTTTAACGAGATTAAACTTTAGGGCCAATATGGGTCCTGTCATATATTTTAACCTGATGCTGTTTGATATTTTGTGCCAGTGTTTTTTTGAGGGTAAAAATTAAAACACCACTAACATTCATAAATCTGCAAATGAAACTCTGGTAGAAGGGCTGGAGGCTCATTAAGACGGGATGAGATAATCCAGTTAAAATGAAGTCAAGGAAGTAGAAGCAATCCtcaaagctttttctttttcatcactGAATGATATTACTGCtaaaacagctgaacacaggCTGCACAGGCCCTCCTTTCCTCCCACTAATGACGCCTCACTTTTTCCACCCCGGGGTTGTGTCACAGCTGTTTATCTCCATCGCCTATGCCAGTTCAGTCTACCTCAGGTGAGCGTTTCACTCTCCTAACTCCTGAGTGGTTTTTTAATTAGTACAGAAATGAGTTCAGATCATTTCAGAGAATCTGAGTGAGCCTGGGGCTTTCACAAAACCACAGGTGGCTTATTTACCTGGAAACCTGGTTTCCGCTGGTACTTTCTCCTCTGCTGCATCTCGGCAAGGGTAGCTGCCCCTGCTGCATAAGTGTAGGCCATGTGTGGTAGGAAGCCCATTTGATCCATGCCCGGATAGGGCCTAAGACCTGGTATGCTGGCCTGCATCGGGGGCATGAATGTGGCGGGTGGGAAAGCGCTCTGAGGTGGAAGCGACGTGTACAAGGGTTTGGCCGCAAACGGGTTAATGCCGAAGATGGGGCTAGTGCTTTTTTCTAAGTTTCCATTGTTGGTAGAGCCTGAGAAATCCTTTTTGAGATAGGCCAAGTTCAAAGGCTCTTCGAAGTGCTCTCGGGGAGAAGGGATGCTGTTATGGTCAATGGTAATACTGTTGACTTTAGGTCTGCTTTTGACAGTCAGTGCATGCTTGGGTTCCTTCATGAGTCTCGGCAGAGACAGGTCCAGCGGCTCAGCCTGCAGGTCTTCTGAAGTCAAGCTGTTTGGAGTGTAGGAGCTGCTGTGAGAGTTTTTGGAAGAAGTGGAGGACAGATTTAGCGGGGAAGGGGTGTTGCTGCGGGAGTGGTCCAACTTTTCACCTGTGGGTTTGGTTTGGCTGCCGCTGAACTGGTGGTTTTTCAAATGTCTGAGCGAGTTGTCACAGTTGTTCACGTTGTTATGGAGCTCTGCTATGGAGGGTGATGTGATGCGGTCAGTAGGCTTGATTAGAGACAGTGGCGACCTAGCTGCCAAAGAGTCTTTTGGTGGAGTGTGGTGGTTATTTGTTCCGACAACCATATCCATGTTGTTCCTGTGCTCTAGTGGTGGGGTCCTGTTAGTGCCGTACTCGTACATCTTTCGCTGCTCAAACCACTCCTTGACAAATTCCTGAGGAAGACCGACCGCTATGGAAATCTTGAGCAGCTCCTCCGAGTTGGGCTCCATGTTCATGGCAGAGTATGCCTTCAACACAGACATGTGGTCCCTGTAAGGGTTAAGAGGCCCAGTGAGTACCTTCTCAGACAACACGGAGGAGGGTAAGTGAGTGTTCTTCTCCATGAATATCCCTGGTTTATTGGGCATCAAATTCTCACTGGGCTGCAGCACAGCTTTGATCTCCTCGTTCATTTTACACAGGTAGCGTTCGTGCTGATGCAAAGGTATTGGCCCGGGGAAGGTTTCTTTGCAGTATTGGCAAGCGTAAGGTGTAAACATGTTGTTTTCCTGCACCTTCTCATCCACACCTCCTTCAAGCATGTGGTTGGGTTTCTCTCGTTTGATATTGCTAATCTGTCTCTTTGAGTCTGTAGTCAAGCTCTGGAGGCAGGCTTTGGCTTCGTTCACTTTTTCTAATGTGTAGTCGATGATGCTTTTGGTGGCGCCGTTGTGATTGACAAGTGGAAGACCGACCTGAGCCGTTGTCAGCGCTTGTTTCTGCTCCTCTATCTGGGATCCCAGCTCCTTCATGTGGGCTTTGAGCTTGGAGAGCTCTTCTGGCTTGCAGTCCATTTTCTGCCTGCACACAGTGTTGTCCACGATCTGGAGAACCTTCTGTACTTCGCTCAGGTTATTCCCCAGTGGACCCGGGTAGCTCAGGAGCTGCGCTTCAAGTCCGGCCATCCCAAGATGCTGCAAGGGGCTCTGGGCCGAGCTGTGGTGGATCCCAAGTGGGCTGTTTCCCCCCACTCCTCCATTCATGAAAGGCCCAGGAGCGGCAAATCCATGAGAAGCCATCATCAGCTTGTAGTCGAAGTCCAGCGGCTCCGTCTTGATGTTCAGGTGGTTGTTGTGCTCGGCGAGGCTGAGTGGCTTTCCGTTCTCAAGCTTTTGTCGCAGCTGGGTGATGGCAGTGTTAGTGGGGGAGGCGGAGGCAGAGGTAGGGGAGGAGCCTGTCTTCATGTTGC from Astatotilapia calliptera chromosome 23, fAstCal1.2, whole genome shotgun sequence harbors:
- the zeb2b gene encoding zinc finger E-box-binding homeobox 2b isoform X1 translates to MKQEIMADGPRCKRRKQANPRRKNAALNYENVVETGSETEEEDKLPVSEEDPLINGTGSPASLTNPEVSPRIEGHGLLNKDDDDDEMRDSGVEHIWPDNDMLSASVDGTDEIKDDFDTLGPDTTLQTVGNGTVKSVDCTSELEDFFAKRKLDDSDSHVVSIAEYLQRGDTAIIYPEAPEELSRLGTPEATGPEENDLPPGTPDAFAQLLTCPYCDRGYKRLTSLKEHIKYRHEKNEENFACPLCNYTFAYRTQLERHMATHKPARDQHQLLNQAAGNRKFKCTECGKAFKYKHHLKEHLRIHSGEKPYECPNCKKRFSHSGSYSSHISSKKCIGLIAVNGRMRSNMKTGSSPTSASASPTNTAITQLRQKLENGKPLSLAEHNNHLNIKTEPLDFDYKLMMASHGFAAPGPFMNGGVGGNSPLGIHHSSAQSPLQHLGMAGLEAQLLSYPGPLGNNLSEVQKVLQIVDNTVCRQKMDCKPEELSKLKAHMKELGSQIEEQKQALTTAQVGLPLVNHNGATKSIIDYTLEKVNEAKACLQSLTTDSKRQISNIKREKPNHMLEGGVDEKVQENNMFTPYACQYCKETFPGPIPLHQHERYLCKMNEEIKAVLQPSENLMPNKPGIFMEKNTHLPSSVLSEKVLTGPLNPYRDHMSVLKAYSAMNMEPNSEELLKISIAVGLPQEFVKEWFEQRKMYEYGTNRTPPLEHRNNMDMVVGTNNHHTPPKDSLAARSPLSLIKPTDRITSPSIAELHNNVNNCDNSLRHLKNHQFSGSQTKPTGEKLDHSRSNTPSPLNLSSTSSKNSHSSSYTPNSLTSEDLQAEPLDLSLPRLMKEPKHALTVKSRPKVNSITIDHNSIPSPREHFEEPLNLAYLKKDFSGSTNNGNLEKSTSPIFGINPFAAKPLYTSLPPQSAFPPATFMPPMQASIPGLRPYPGMDQMGFLPHMAYTYAAGAATLAEMQQRRKYQRKPGFQGDLLDGTPDYMSGLDDMTDPDSCLSRKKIKKTESGMYACDLCDKTFQKSSSLLRHKYEHTGKRPHQCQICKKAFKHKHHLIEHSRLHSGEKPYQCDKCGKRFSHSGSYSQHMNHRYSYCKREAEEREAAEREAREKGHLEPTELLMSRAYLQGMTPQGYPELAEREAILRHDVVNGGIRDAGRKEVDGTYAKIGRRDDEFEEEEEESKSMDTDPDTLRDEEENGEHSMDDSSLDGKTETKSDHEDAMEDGV
- the zeb2b gene encoding zinc finger E-box-binding homeobox 2b isoform X2 produces the protein MKQEIMADGPRCKRRKQANPRRKNALNYENVVETGSETEEEDKLPVSEEDPLINGTGSPASLTNPEVSPRIEGHGLLNKDDDDDEMRDSGVEHIWPDNDMLSASVDGTDEIKDDFDTLGPDTTLQTVGNGTVKSVDCTSELEDFFAKRKLDDSDSHVVSIAEYLQRGDTAIIYPEAPEELSRLGTPEATGPEENDLPPGTPDAFAQLLTCPYCDRGYKRLTSLKEHIKYRHEKNEENFACPLCNYTFAYRTQLERHMATHKPARDQHQLLNQAAGNRKFKCTECGKAFKYKHHLKEHLRIHSGEKPYECPNCKKRFSHSGSYSSHISSKKCIGLIAVNGRMRSNMKTGSSPTSASASPTNTAITQLRQKLENGKPLSLAEHNNHLNIKTEPLDFDYKLMMASHGFAAPGPFMNGGVGGNSPLGIHHSSAQSPLQHLGMAGLEAQLLSYPGPLGNNLSEVQKVLQIVDNTVCRQKMDCKPEELSKLKAHMKELGSQIEEQKQALTTAQVGLPLVNHNGATKSIIDYTLEKVNEAKACLQSLTTDSKRQISNIKREKPNHMLEGGVDEKVQENNMFTPYACQYCKETFPGPIPLHQHERYLCKMNEEIKAVLQPSENLMPNKPGIFMEKNTHLPSSVLSEKVLTGPLNPYRDHMSVLKAYSAMNMEPNSEELLKISIAVGLPQEFVKEWFEQRKMYEYGTNRTPPLEHRNNMDMVVGTNNHHTPPKDSLAARSPLSLIKPTDRITSPSIAELHNNVNNCDNSLRHLKNHQFSGSQTKPTGEKLDHSRSNTPSPLNLSSTSSKNSHSSSYTPNSLTSEDLQAEPLDLSLPRLMKEPKHALTVKSRPKVNSITIDHNSIPSPREHFEEPLNLAYLKKDFSGSTNNGNLEKSTSPIFGINPFAAKPLYTSLPPQSAFPPATFMPPMQASIPGLRPYPGMDQMGFLPHMAYTYAAGAATLAEMQQRRKYQRKPGFQGDLLDGTPDYMSGLDDMTDPDSCLSRKKIKKTESGMYACDLCDKTFQKSSSLLRHKYEHTGKRPHQCQICKKAFKHKHHLIEHSRLHSGEKPYQCDKCGKRFSHSGSYSQHMNHRYSYCKREAEEREAAEREAREKGHLEPTELLMSRAYLQGMTPQGYPELAEREAILRHDVVNGGIRDAGRKEVDGTYAKIGRRDDEFEEEEEESKSMDTDPDTLRDEEENGEHSMDDSSLDGKTETKSDHEDAMEDGV
- the zeb2b gene encoding zinc finger E-box-binding homeobox 2b isoform X4, whose product is MKQEIMADGPRCKRRKQANPRRKNALNYENVVETGSETEEEDKLPVSEEDPLINGTGSPASLTNPEVSPRIEGHGLLNKDDDDDEMRDSGVEHIWPDNDMLSASVDGTDEIKDDFDTLGPDTTLQTVGNGTVKSVDCTSELEDFFAKRKLDDSDSHVVSIAEYLQRGDTAIIYPEAPEELSRLGTPEATGPEENDLPPGTPDAFAQLLTCPYCDRGYKRLTSLKEHIKYRHEKNEENFACPLCNYTFAYRTQLERHMATHKPARDQHQLLNQAAGNRKFKCTECGKAFKYKHHLKEHLRIHSGEKPYECPNCKKRFSHSGSYSSHISSKKCIGLIAVNGRMRSNMKTGSSPTSASASPTNTAITQLRQKLENGKPLSLAEHNNHLNIKTEPLDFDYKLMMASHGFAAPGPFMNGGVGGNSPLGIHHSSAQSPLQHLGMAGLEAQLLSYPGPLGNNLSEVQKVLQIVDNTVCRQKMDCKPEELSKLKAHMKELGSQIEEQKQALTTAQVGLPLVNHNGATKSIIDYTLEKVNEAKACLQSLTTDSKRQISNIKREKPNHMLEGGVDEKVQENNMFTPYACQYCKETFPGPIPLHQHERYLCKMNEEIKAVLQPSENLMPNKPGIFMEKNTHLPSSVLSEKVLTGPLNPYRDHMSVLKAYSAMNMEPNSEELLKISIAVGLPQEFVKEWFEQRKMYEYGTNRTPPLEHRNNMDMVVGTNNHHTPPKDSLAARSPLSLIKPTDRITSPSIAELHNNVNNCDNSLRHLKNHQFSGSQTKPTGEKLDHSRSNTPSPLNLSSTSSKNSHSSSYTPNSLTSEDLQAEPLDLSLPRLMKEPKHALTVKSRPKVNSITIDHNSIPSPREHFEEPLNLAYLKKDFSGSTNNGNLEKSTSPIFGINPFAAKPLYTSLPPQSAFPPATFMPPMQASIPGLRPYPGMDQMGFLPHMAYTYAAGAATLAEMQQRRKYQRKPGFQGDLLDGTPDYMSGLDDMTDPDSCLSRKKIKKTESGKRPHQCQICKKAFKHKHHLIEHSRLHSGEKPYQCDKCGKRFSHSGSYSQHMNHRYSYCKREAEEREAAEREAREKGHLEPTELLMSRAYLQGMTPQGYPELAEREAILRHDVVNGGIRDAGRKEVDGTYAKIGRRDDEFEEEEEESKSMDTDPDTLRDEEENGEHSMDDSSLDGKTETKSDHEDAMEDGV
- the zeb2b gene encoding zinc finger E-box-binding homeobox 2b isoform X3, coding for MKQEIMADGPRCKRRKQANPRRKNAALNYENVVETGSETEEEDKLPVSEEDPLINGTGSPASLTNPEVSPRIEGHGLLNKDDDDDEMRDSGVEHIWPDNDMLSASVDGTDEIKDDFDTLGPDTTLQTVGNGTVKSVDCTSELEDFFAKRKLDDSDSHVVSIAEYLQRGDTAIIYPEAPEELSRLGTPEATGPEENDLPPGTPDAFAQLLTCPYCDRGYKRLTSLKEHIKYRHEKNEENFACPLCNYTFAYRTQLERHMATHKPARDQHQLLNQAAGNRKFKCTECGKAFKYKHHLKEHLRIHSGEKPYECPNCKKRFSHSGSYSSHISSKKCIGLIAVNGRMRSNMKTGSSPTSASASPTNTAITQLRQKLENGKPLSLAEHNNHLNIKTEPLDFDYKLMMASHGFAAPGPFMNGGVGGNSPLGIHHSSAQSPLQHLGMAGLEAQLLSYPGPLGNNLSEVQKVLQIVDNTVCRQKMDCKPEELSKLKAHMKELGSQIEEQKQALTTAQVGLPLVNHNGATKSIIDYTLEKVNEAKACLQSLTTDSKRQISNIKREKPNHMLEGGVDEKVQENNMFTPYACQYCKETFPGPIPLHQHERYLCKMNEEIKAVLQPSENLMPNKPGIFMEKNTHLPSSVLSEKVLTGPLNPYRDHMSVLKAYSAMNMEPNSEELLKISIAVGLPQEFVKEWFEQRKMYEYGTNRTPPLEHRNNMDMVVGTNNHHTPPKDSLAARSPLSLIKPTDRITSPSIAELHNNVNNCDNSLRHLKNHQFSGSQTKPTGEKLDHSRSNTPSPLNLSSTSSKNSHSSSYTPNSLTSEDLQAEPLDLSLPRLMKEPKHALTVKSRPKVNSITIDHNSIPSPREHFEEPLNLAYLKKDFSGSTNNGNLEKSTSPIFGINPFAAKPLYTSLPPQSAFPPATFMPPMQASIPGLRPYPGMDQMGFLPHMAYTYAAGAATLAEMQQRRKYQRKPGFQGDLLDGTPDYMSGLDDMTDPDSCLSRKKIKKTESGKRPHQCQICKKAFKHKHHLIEHSRLHSGEKPYQCDKCGKRFSHSGSYSQHMNHRYSYCKREAEEREAAEREAREKGHLEPTELLMSRAYLQGMTPQGYPELAEREAILRHDVVNGGIRDAGRKEVDGTYAKIGRRDDEFEEEEEESKSMDTDPDTLRDEEENGEHSMDDSSLDGKTETKSDHEDAMEDGV